ggaccagtgcatgtcctcctaagaaaacatcagtcccgatcaccaggaaagggaaagaaaagatggacgaaggacctcctaagcaagcgaggaccctaatgttcgtcgaattgaaagtgaacggcaagccccttcacgcattgatagacacgggtgccacccataactacttgtcatcaacgcaagtagagcgcctaggtcttgtggtacaaaagagcaaaggccgcgtcaaggctatcaactcaccacctcagacattgggtggaacagctacaaatgtcccagtgaaacttggcccatacaaaggaagcatcgacctgcgcatcgcaatcatagatgacttcgacatcatagtgggtttggagttcatgaggcaaaccaacaccataccggtaccatatgccaacatgctcctgatgatgggagaaaaaggggccaagccctgcaccataccatgcttccccataaagatggccgctgaaaacatctcggccatgcagttggagaaggtagtcaacagacatgaaccccaggttcaggctacccttcgcagcagcaatcagtcatcatgtcatcggcctcaaaagactggtgacgctcatcatcgtgtgaagacttgtcagccatgccacaaggacaagtcggatcactcatcacagccgggaccctcgcagccatcacatgtccctcagagaccatgggaaagtgtttccctcagattcatcacgggattgccccaagtcggcaatcttgcatccatcatggttgtcatagatcaattctcagactatgcaactttcatagcagccccgcaaaacatctcagcagaagatacagctcgactcttcttctcgcacattgtcaaacattggggcctgcccaagaacattgttagtaggcgcgactcacgcttcactagcaacttttggacccacctcttcaggtgctttgggtcaacattgagtcacaacacatacatccatccaccatcggatggccagacagaccggttcgatgacatgctggaggaatatctccgcaacttcgcaaccggatcacagaagcattgggtgaagctcctggatgctgctcaactgtgtttcaattctcaaaagagccatcatacaaacaagagcccttttgaaattgttaccggacagcaaccgcttctcccgcaaacggtgaatgcatcaaccatgccgaaatctcctcgagctgccaacttctcgagcgaatgggagcgcaacatggagatagtgcggagctatctcatcagggcccaagagcgggcaaaaaggttcaccgaacaaaatctttgctttgcccaacatcaaccaggggacaaagtaatgctatgcatcccaaagcggtacttgtttgcagaaaggacccatgaccctcggctgcaacaaaaatacatcgggcccctgtccattgaaaaacgcattggggagtccacataccaggtaaaaactccatcctggtggaagatccatccagtcttccatgtcagccgcatgaaatcattgcttcgctacaacagcaagctcaaacaacagaggggcgcagacctcccatccaacaacaatcatcatcatcatcatcatcatcataaggctccgaggacggcgccaactcaggtgggggagaatgtcatgggctgctttccagacatgccccatgaccccttggccgcgccccatggcggcctagcaagcctcacaatgcctagcgccatggtcggccccgtggtcttggctgcgccaagcgacaagcgcgcatgtgcctctgtcgccccaccgatgcctctcgccagcgcccaagggctggccaatgacaacagcgccgcgcgccctgacaatgccgcgcgcgcagatcctgatgcctcgccagcgcccagctgcaggcccattccagcagcgcctcgcgcacagaccctgatgccaagcaccagtgcccagcctcaggccagcacatcaagtgtcgcgcgcgcccacagcaacgcgcgcgcagacccgcaagacaaagatgctgccatcggacttagtttttccttgtaataatctaagtccttttcattgtaatcatagactagttttcatcattttcatttcagtgtgcttctacagctttattaggactagtcttgtcatgttggtttattttttttaagcattattaagggggaccaaacaatcaaacatttcaatcagcattttctggtgtctctccccctcgacaccacatcattgtaatcatcattttcagtcatcaataaaatcatcatcagcattcaaaacccaattctctctcaagcttccgcaattgcccacgacattggttttcccgcacggcactgacaatctagtctagcgtgcggcgaggacctcattggcggacagcaaccgcactgacatcggttgcttagccttacgttgcccttccaaagatcatcaggaaggcgttgcgtaacagtaagTATGAACAAATTCAGACTGTGAAACTGCGAATGGCTCATTAAATCAGTTATAGTTTGTTTGATGGTATCTACTACTCGGATAACCGTAGTAATTCTAGAGCTAATACGTGCAACAAACCCCGACTTCTGGAAGGGATGCATTTATTAGATAAAAGGTCGACGCGGGCTTTGCCCGTTGCTGCGATGATTCATGATAACTCGACGGATCGCACGGCCATCGTGCCGGCGACGCATCATTCAAATTTCTGCCCTATCAACttaatgtttggccaagctttaaaaaactgcttctaagtgtatttttctcaaaagtgttttcgaagagaagctacttttttctgtttctccaaAACTACTTTTGCTTCtcttcaaaaacactttttttccttccaaaagtttggccaaacacctcaatttttggtcaaaaatacttttggcaaaaaaaaaacacttttgaccaaaaagaagcttggccaaacaagctataaaTCAATTGTGCATTCCAAGTGATTAGTTTATGATACTTCAAGCCTAGTTAATACTCCGACAAGTCTTTAAGGTGGGGGCATTTGTAAGCATGTAAAATTTATTTGATTTAttcaataaaataatttggactatatttagAATGTATTTagccaaataaatattatgggtcAATATTATTGGATTAAGTATATAAGTTAAATAAGTCCAAATTTATTGGGCTGGCCCGCTTAATTGATCTACATATAATGAGCTCATTTCATTAGGCTCAAGATagcatcttcctagaggcccagtttggtgccacacATGAAATGACGTGGTACGCCAAGTCATACAGAAAAGCCAATAGGATCATTTCGCATGTCAAAATGACAAAgcatgccaagtcaaattaaaAGGCAAGTGAAACCGCGCCACATGTGCGTGTGACATGTTCTTGCCAATCAAATGAGGCCTTGTCACTCTTCAatctgattggtcggaaagagtttgttctcatCATAACTCTTCcatcccacaactataaatagaggtCTTTATAACCCAGAAAAaggaccagaagttataacaagaagcaagaaataGCTCGTGGAACAAACACTGCAAATTCCTATAGCAACCCCTTTGGGAGGGTACTACTTAGGAAACAAATCTAATTTCCTACTTACAAAATATTAAAAgagatattaataaaaatattcaGAATAATTTTAGTAGCGGAAGTAGGCCCATGCGAAAAGGTTCAAAgtgcaatatatttttttttgaaaatacaccataattttattttaaatgaaatacaatgtcaaaatattaacatATGGTGATATAACCCTTCTTGATTAATCAACAGATTAAAGCAACTTCCTAACATATTTATACAATCATTCAAAATCACTACAAGTTTGTATTGTACATAAATTTCAAACTATCGGGTAAAAAAGAAACTAGTTCTCTCCTTTTCTACATATTTACAAGATAAAGTGTAAATTCAGTATATTACAAGACTTGAGTTACTAAAACACCCTAATACAATAAAATAGGTTACAAATTCAAGTTACAAGATTTTGGTCTTTAAAATCCAACAAGCCTCCAAATAACATaagtgtgacatatatatatatatatatatatatatatatatatatatatatatatatatatatatatcctgtaTATCCTGTATATCATGTATATCATGTATATCATGTACATGTCCCAAAACTATGCAAACCAAGGTGCATATGCAAATGTGATCTCCATAAATTCTCCCAAAAAGACTACTTCAACCTGGCCATCTTCAGATTTCATCCCGAACATTTCCTACGATAGAAAACAACTATCTCTAAGCATAAAGCTTAGTGGTGTATAAACTTTAGGCTTGGAGTCATTAAATTCTCCAATTCCCCTTTTCAGTCATAGTTAGctcaatttaacataatttaaaacaagtgaacaaatatatcaaacatatcaatatcaaactttgaagtgtttccaaatatcaataacaatgttcaagagtctagaaagtgtatactatcaatttaagcaatatgtacgtcatgccatcacactaagcataatcagatatcaagatggaccgaagccccaaatcaagtagggtcaaaacccaatagacaagagaatcaagaaccatattaaaaatggcttcctagttcgtacttaacacggacaagttccataattcaagacgaactacaaatccaaagtcaagatgGCAAAAGATCCGAATCAAGGGGCATGCCAAGATGAGTGACAAAGTCACTGCCACAAGAAGGACAAAGTCCcaacaagaatgcaaaatgatcaaacaattCGTACGAATGGGCGATTTAGCAAATATCTTACAATACTTGATATAGTACGAATATAACAATATAAATTgaagccaagaaaaataaaatatcaagttATTTCAACATATTCCAGCAAGCAAAAAGAGTATAAGTTTATACACAAACCTTGGTGTTTTACCATGAAACAGTTCAATCACAACTTGGGGACGTTCGAATCGTCTACGCCGTAAAAAAACCAAATTTGTCCACTTCCTCAAACACTTCCCCTTTGATTTTTTTCAAGGGTGTATATACCTtaaatacataatcaaatatcTAAATAAGCTCAGTGATTTAGCAAGTCAAACTAAATATGATATTGGTGAAAATTACCCAAAAACGTTTGAAACAGAAATTTTGGACAGTATCACTATTCCGAGTTGTGACTCAGTTTGGAAGATCTACACGGACAAACTAGACTTTCTGGTCTTCACAAAAGTTGTAGATCTATGTCTTACCGTTTCATAACATCTTGAATAACCTCCATATCAATTTTGAACAAAAGGTTATGCTACAATTACTAAGAGCGGTACATGGAGTATTTCTAAAACTGGAAATCTGGACAGCACCTGCCCTGTACTTTCTGATCCTTTTTCAGGTAAATATCAACAAAACTAGATTTTGGTTCCTTCATAAGAGTTATAGATTTATGAAATACCTTTCCAGAAAGTCCTGTATATCACTTAAATCGGAGCTCTGTATAAAAAGATATGTAGACAATTCTAGTAGGTATCTAGTATAAAAACGAGTTTAGAAACTTACCAAGAGGAGCAACTTGATCTTCACCAAAAACGAAATTTGCTTGTTAATTTAGTAGAAATCCATGGTTCTTTTCATGAAACTTCAGATTTTCAAGTTTCTAcggaggagagagagagagagagagagagaaagagagagatggATAGTTATTCTTCTTTGTCTTGAAGAGTAGAAAAAATGGGGAGTTTATGGATAGATGTGAAATAAAATGGTTACCCAACTACTAAATATTCttagataaatacaaaaggttggaaaccaaaacttaattatatattatatttaataacaactagtcaaaataatattaagtgttaCATATAGCAACATCATGAAACTTTATTGCCAATATTAACACAACCTAAAGtaagaaattttcatatattGACCATTTCCCATTTAGGAAGTGCAAAGTAAATATTTCCTCGTTATAAAAATGCTCAATCAAGAATGcaaatattataaaaaatttGGGGTGTTACAACTCTCTCCCTAAAAAAAATTTTGTCTCGAAATTTACCTTGTACTAGTCCCGAAACAAATGTGGATATTGAACTCGCATATCCTCTTCTCGCTCCCAGGTAGCTTCTTCGCCTGAATGATTTCTCCAAAGAACCTTCACTAATGGGATTCTCTTATTTCTAAGCTCTTTTATCTCATGAGCTAAGATTTGGATTGGTTCTTCTTCATATGTCAAATCAGGATTAACCTCAATAGACTCAATAGgaagaacatgagatggatctgaGCGGTAttttcgaagcatagaaacatgaaaggcGTTCTGGATCTTACCTAATTCAGGTGGCAAAGCTAGCTTATATGCAACCAGACCAATTCTCTCAAGTATTTCATAAGGTCCAATGAATCGAGGGCTAAGTTTACCTTTTTGGCCAAATCTCATAATCTTCTTCCATGAAGAAACCTTTAAAAATACCTTATCACCCACCTGATGCTCAATTTCACGCCTTTTAAGATCAGCATAGGACTTTTGTCTGTCTGAAGAAATTTTCAAACGATCCttgatgatttttaccttatctTCAGTTTGTTGCACAATCTCAGGACCCACAAATTTTCTTTCACCAACCTCATTCCAACAAAGAGGCGTTCTACATTTtctcccatataaagcttcataaggAGGCATGCCTATACTTgattggtagctattattgtaagcaaattctattagGGCTAAGTGTTTGTCCCAACTACCCTTAAACTCAATAATGcaggctcgaagcatatcctccaagatttgTATTACCCTTTCAAATTAGCCGTCCATTTGTGGATGAAAAGCGGTACTAAAATTCAACCTGGAACCCAAAGCTTATTGCAAGTTAGACCAAAATCTAGATGTAAACCTCGGATCTCTATCAGACACAATAGAAACAGGGATTCCATGCAGCTTCACAATCTCATTAATGTACAATTCTGCTAAACGTTCAAGTGAGTAGTCCATTCTGATTGCCAAGAAATGAGCACTCTTAGTTAGTCTATCTACAATGACCCAAATTGCATCATGATTTCTTTGAGTGCGTGGAAGTCCAGAAACAAAGTCCATCGTTATCCCTTCCCATTTCCATGCAAGTATTGACAAAGGTTGCAGGAGACCAGCTGGGACTTGATGTTCAACCTTTATTTGTTGACATACCAAGCATTTAGAAATGAACTctgcaatgtctttcttcataccactccaccaatagtgctccTTAATGGTCTGATACATTTTAGTGCCTCCaggatgcattgcataaggtgaaCTATGTGCTTCAATCAAGATCTGCTTTCTCAATTCATCATCATTAGGAACACAcaacctatttttataaaataaggtACCATCTTTCCTTAATGAAAAATTTGATTCTCTTCCATTTTGGACTTCTTCAACCCGTTTCACAAGCTTCTCATCTAACTTTTGTGCTTCTTGGACTTGCTCAAGTAAGACTAGCTTGACTTGCAAATTAGCAATGATAGAACCATTAGAATTAAATGAAAGGCAAACATTCATGGCTCTTAATTCAAGAAGCAAAGGCAATGGACTTAGAGTTAAACTTGCAAGGGAATTGCGACTCAATGCATCTGCAACCACATTAGCTTTACCAGGATGATAATCAATCGTGCAATCATAATCTTTGATAAGTTCAAGCCACTTACGTTGTCGCAAGTTTAACTCTTTTTGTGTACCCAAGTACTtcaaactcttgtgatcagtaAATATGTGACACTTCTCTccgtataagtaatgcctccaaatttttaaggcaaaaaCAATGGCAGCAAGTTCAAGATCGTGAGTGGGATAATTCAACTCATGTGATTTCAACTTTCGAGAGGCATAAGCAATTACTTTCCCttcttgcatcaaaacacaacccaaGCCACGATGAGATGCATCACTGTATACCACATAATCTTTTACTTCAGATGGCAAAGAAAGTATTGGAGCTTGTGTCAACAAGGATTTGAGCTTTTCAAAgctctcttgacacttgtcatccCATACAAATTTGGCGTCTTTCCCTAAAAGTTTGGTCAAGGGAGAAGCTATAATAGAGAAGCCCTTCACAAACCTTCTGTAGTATCCTgctaaacccaagaaacttcTTATCTTAGTTGGAGTTTTAGGGAGTTTCCAATCAACAATAGCTTGAATCTTACTAGGATCAACCTTCACACCTTCAGATGATACAATGTGCCCTAAAAAGCCACTTcattcagccagaattcacatttggaaagCTTCGTGTAGAGTTGTCTCTCTTTCAGAATTTGCATGACAATTCGGATATGCTTATCATGATCTTCTCTATTCTTGTAATAGActaaaatgtcatcaataaacaccACCACAAATTGATCGAGATAAGGCTTGAATACACGGTTCATTAGATCCATAAATGCAGTAGGAGCATttgtcaaaccaaatggcattaccaaaAATTCATAATGGCCATACCTGGTCCTAAAAGCAGTTTTAGGAACATCTTGCTCCCTCACACGCAACTAATAATATCCAGACctcaagtcaatttttgagaataagCTTGCACCCTTCAGTTGGTCAAACAAGTCACCGATTCTAGGCAGTGGgtatttgttcttgattgttaccttgttcagctGTCGGTAATTAATACAAAGCCTAAGAgtgccatctttctttttcacaaataaaacaggaGCTCCCCAAGGTGAAATACTGGGACGGataaaacctttctcaagaaGTTCTTGCAATTgagccttcaactcttttaattcAGCTggagccattctatagggagcGATAGAAATAAGGAGTAGTTCCAGGGACAAGATCTATAGGAAATTCAATCTCCCTTTCTGGAGGCAACCCAGGAAGAtcatcaggaaatacatcaggaaagtcgCACACAGTTGGTATGTCCTTAAGACTTGGACTCCTCAATCGTGTATCGACTATATGAGCAAGATAGGCATCACAACCTTGACAAATCATCTTCCTTGCCAAGACCGCAGAAATAATATTAGATGACAATGATGTTTCTCCTTGAACTACCATGTGTGAATATGCAGGAGTTCTAAATGTCACTTGCTTCAACCTACAATCAACCAATGCATGGTGCCTATGGAGCCAATCCATGCCAATAATAACATCATAGTCTCGGAAGGGTATTTCAAGCAAGTCGACAAGGAAGACCAGATTTTGAATCATGAATGGACAATCTCGGTAAATCCTGTTAACAACGGCCTGATGACCTAATGGACTCGTGACCAacacatcaaagtcaactctcacAGATTTAACAGTATCGGGAAATGCAAGTGATGAGCAAACATAAGAGTGCGAAGATCCAGGATCAAACAACGTAACAACAGATATGCCAAATAAGTGAAATTTACCAGCAACCACGTCCGGACCATCCTGGTCATTCTTCTGTCTCATAGCATAAACTCGTGCAGCAGCTCTCGACCCACCAGCCTGATTAGCTACACTCGAGCCCGCTGCTTGCATATTTCGAGGTCTAGCACTACCATTAGCTTGAGAATGAGTAGTGATAGGCTTTTGAACTGATCCTTCTGTATGTGTATAAGAAAGAGGATTAGGATTAGGACAATCCTTCACTTTATGATCCATACTTCCACAATTAAAACAAGCACTAGAAGCTCGTCTACATGCACCATAATGATTCTTCCCGCACTGTGCACAAGTAGGTGTATGAGTTTTGCCTTGGGCATAACTTGGAGTACTGGCAGTAGAAAAATTTGACTTATTCTGCTTATGATGTAATGATTTATGTGTACTCTCAGTGTTGAAATAGTCAAACTTTCCCTTTTTGGATGGACCACCATAATCTGAATTACCCTTCCTAAACCTGTTTTCTCTCCTACTAGCTTCTTCCTTGTCAATTCTTTCCCAAGTAAGTGCAGCTGAAATCAGTTTGGAAAAATCATCAAGTTGTAAGATTGCCACTGATTTTCGAATGTAACCATTCAAACcttcttcaaatcttctgcaCTTGTCTCTTTCACCATCAATAATACCTTTAGCATAGCGAGAAAGCCTGAGAAAGTTTTGTTGATACTCTGCAATAGACATACTCCCTTGTTTTAAATTCAGAAACTCTTTCTTtttagcatcacaatagatagggGAACATATTTTGCACGAAATGATTTCACAAAGTCATCCCAAGTCAGCACCGGAGGTTTTGCTTTTGCATTTGGCACACTTACCCACCAATCATAGGCATCTTTTTGTAAAAGGGAGATAGCATACTTAAATTTGGCAGCATTAGTACACTCCAGTTGTTCAAAGACCCTCTCCATGTGCTCGAGCCATTGTTCAGCTACCGTGGGATCTGTAGTGCCTTCAAATTCAACTCCGCCcatttttctcatcttctcaaaaTTCATTTCACTAGGTTCTGACATTGTCCTAGCTAAGTGACGAAAGAATTCAGCCATCTGCTGGAATGGAGGAGTCATAAATGGAGTATTATGACTCATTGCTCTTGAATTACTGCCCATTTCATTTCCACTAACACGAGGATGATTTAGGTCAGGCAAGAGTTCCTCATTTCCTCCCTGAGGGTGAGGCACGACATTATACTGGGCCTGACTTTCATCAACAGATTCATCAGTTCTATTCGAAGAAGAGGCCATATTAAAAGTCCTATAAAAGATAAGATCACACTGCATTAGCGACATGTACATGATGCATATGCA
This sequence is a window from Nicotiana sylvestris chromosome 3, ASM39365v2, whole genome shotgun sequence. Protein-coding genes within it:
- the LOC138888627 gene encoding uncharacterized protein, which encodes MPPYEALYGRKCRTPLCWNEVGERKFVGPEIVQQTEDKVKIIKDRLKISSDRQKSYADLKRREIEHQVGDKVFLKVSSWKKIMRFGQKGKLSPRFIGPYEILERIGLVAYKLALPPELGKIQNAFHVSMLRKYRSDPSHVLPIESIEVNPDLTYEEEPIQILAHEIKELRNKRIPLVKVLWRNHSGEEATWEREEDMRVQYPHLFRD
- the LOC138888628 gene encoding uncharacterized protein; translation: MSIAEYQQNFLRLSRYAKGIIDGERDKCRRFEEGLNGYIRKSVAILQLDDFSKLISAALTWERIDKEEASRRENRFRKGNSDYGGPSKKGKFDYFNTESTHKSLHHKQNKSNFSTASTPSYAQGKTHTPTCAQCGKNHYGACRRASSACFNCGSMDHKVKDCPNPNPLSYTHTEGSVQKPITTHSQANGSARPRNMQAAGSSVANQAGGSRAAARVYAMRQKNDQDGPDVVAGKFHLFGISVVTLFDPGSSHSYVCSSLAFPDTVKSVRVDFDVLVTSPLGHQAVVNRIYRDCPFMIQNLVFLVDLLEIPFRDYDVIIGMDWLHRHHALVDCRLKQVTFRTPAYSHMVVQGETSLSSNIISAVLARKMICQGCDAYLAHIVDTRLRSPSLKDIPTVCDFPDVFPDDLPGLPPEREIEFPIDLVPGTTPYFYRSL